A single window of Rhodospirillaceae bacterium DNA harbors:
- a CDS encoding SRPBCC domain-containing protein, with the protein MMDKTHKKMNETPKAAKASKLQTLTLSRIVNASRDKVFKAWTEPSQIMRWWRPKGFTCPSCKVDLRMGGTFLYCMRSPEGKDFWGKGVYREIVSGQKLVYVDSFADEKGNQVSPKAHGLSAEWPAESRITVTFADENNKTKVTLQHADLPDSAESDMCKTGWSEMLDQLVENFSKPSR; encoded by the coding sequence ATGATGGATAAGACCCATAAAAAAATGAATGAAACGCCAAAAGCGGCCAAAGCAAGTAAATTGCAAACCCTTACCCTCAGCCGTATTGTCAATGCTTCGCGTGATAAAGTGTTCAAGGCGTGGACAGAGCCCAGCCAGATCATGCGTTGGTGGCGGCCAAAGGGTTTTACCTGCCCCAGCTGTAAAGTTGATTTGCGGATGGGTGGAACTTTTCTTTATTGCATGCGCTCACCTGAGGGTAAAGATTTCTGGGGTAAAGGGGTATACCGGGAAATTGTCTCCGGGCAAAAGCTGGTTTATGTGGATAGTTTTGCAGATGAGAAGGGTAATCAAGTCTCGCCCAAGGCCCACGGATTAAGTGCCGAATGGCCAGCCGAATCACGAATTACCGTGACCTTTGCGGATGAAAACAATAAAACGAAGGTAACCTTACAGCATGCTGATCTACCCGATAGTGCCGAGAGTGACATGTGCAAAACGGGCTGGAGTGAAATGCTAGACCAATTAGTTGAAAATTTTTCAAAACCTTCCAGGTAA
- a CDS encoding MOSC N-terminal beta barrel domain-containing protein — protein sequence MAARFTAAGSWQGDREFAFESPDGRVVNAKRLAEIHKIRAEYNLPKRTITLWSEAFPEKKLSLLITSVRH from the coding sequence ATCGCCGCTCGGTTCACTGCGGCGGGCAGCTGGCAAGGCGACCGGGAGTTTGCTTTTGAATCACCGGATGGCCGAGTGGTCAATGCCAAACGCCTAGCTGAAATTCACAAAATCCGGGCTGAATATAATTTGCCCAAGCGCACCATCACGCTGTGGTCTGAAGCATTCCCTGAAAAGAAACTTTCACTTTTGATCACCAGCGTGAGGCATTGA
- a CDS encoding MOSC domain-containing protein, which translates to MGGLLNLGRNELIVTNPCSRCVVPTRNPETGVVTDQFMKKFMERRRATLPRHLQQDPRFEKNSYRLTVNVLGPNGGIVKVGDGVKIGAEMKLGDFHGKTSTALKSLGSSI; encoded by the coding sequence GTGGGTGGCCTGTTAAATTTGGGTCGAAACGAATTAATTGTCACCAACCCGTGTTCGCGCTGTGTTGTGCCAACCCGTAATCCTGAAACCGGAGTGGTCACGGACCAATTCATGAAAAAATTCATGGAAAGAAGGCGTGCTACTTTGCCAAGGCATTTACAGCAAGATCCCCGTTTTGAAAAAAATTCCTACCGGTTAACCGTGAATGTTTTGGGTCCGAACGGCGGCATAGTCAAGGTGGGTGACGGGGTGAAAATCGGCGCTGAAATGAAATTGGGTGATTTTCATGGAAAAACCTCAACTGCCTTAAAAAGCCTGGGTTCTTCTATTTAG